Proteins from one Actinobacillus delphinicola genomic window:
- the proQ gene encoding RNA chaperone ProQ, translating to MTEMEKMGTVVENTATTSSEKFTNNKAVLTYLAEKFPRCFILEGEAKPLKINIFQDLAARLADDSKVSKTQLRQVLRAYTTNWRYLHGCREGAERVDLDGNPCGVLDAEHVAFAAQQLAEAKAKVAEKRAAERKAAQAEKAAKRKVAPSKTKRTQSQHSKTRQNRQLPKLEVLSLEAISQLEKGSLVKVKAGEKVQQATVLETNKEGTVRVEFRNGLVMSVSADRLFA from the coding sequence ATGACAGAAATGGAAAAGATGGGAACCGTTGTGGAAAACACTGCTACCACCTCCTCCGAAAAATTTACTAATAACAAAGCAGTTTTGACTTATTTAGCGGAGAAATTTCCTCGCTGTTTCATTTTAGAAGGTGAAGCAAAACCTTTAAAAATTAATATTTTCCAAGATCTTGCTGCTAGATTAGCTGATGATTCTAAAGTAAGTAAAACACAATTACGTCAAGTATTGCGTGCATACACAACAAATTGGCGTTACTTACATGGTTGTCGAGAAGGGGCAGAACGTGTGGATTTAGATGGTAATCCTTGTGGCGTTTTAGATGCAGAACATGTTGCGTTTGCTGCACAACAATTAGCAGAAGCAAAAGCGAAGGTTGCAGAAAAACGTGCAGCAGAACGTAAAGCTGCTCAAGCGGAAAAAGCGGCAAAACGTAAAGTAGCACCATCTAAAACAAAACGTACACAATCTCAACATTCAAAAACACGTCAAAATCGTCAATTACCGAAACTAGAAGTTCTTTCTTTAGAAGCTATTTCACAATTAGAAAAAGGCAGTCTAGTCAAAGTTAAAGCAGGCGAAAAAGTGCAACAAGCAACAGTGCTTGAAACAAATAAAGAAGGAACTGTTCGAGTTGAATTTAGAAATGGCCTTGTTATGAGCGTAAGTGCAGATCGTCTTTTTGCATAA
- the potA gene encoding spermidine/putrescine ABC transporter ATP-binding protein PotA has product MEKTIQKKPVIELRSLSKSFDGKSIINNFNLTINHGEFLTILGPSGCGKTTVLRLMAGFEELDSGSIILDGKDVTHVPAEARHINTVFQSYALFPHMTIFENVAFGLRMQKVPNAEIKTRVMEALKMVRLEEMAMRKPDQLSGGQQQRVAIARAVVNKPKVLLLDESLSALDYKLRQEMQNELKALQRKLGITFVFVTHDQEEALTMSDRIIVLNKGNIEQDGSPRDIYEDPKNLFVARFIGEINVFDATVIERTSENKLKANVEGKLCEVTTDLPVETGEKLKILLRPEDIVIEELDENEKSKAIVGYIVDRSYKGMTLESTVQLDHNGQKVLVSEFFNEDDPNIDHNVGQRVALTWYEGWEVVLKDENSK; this is encoded by the coding sequence GTGGAAAAGACCATTCAAAAAAAACCAGTTATTGAACTCCGTTCTCTTAGTAAATCATTTGATGGTAAATCTATTATTAATAACTTTAATTTAACCATCAATCACGGCGAATTTTTAACAATTCTCGGTCCTTCAGGCTGTGGTAAAACAACTGTTTTACGTCTAATGGCTGGATTTGAAGAATTGGATTCAGGTTCAATTATTTTGGACGGTAAAGACGTTACTCATGTTCCTGCGGAAGCTCGTCATATTAATACGGTATTCCAAAGTTACGCCCTATTCCCGCATATGACCATTTTTGAAAATGTTGCTTTTGGTCTGCGTATGCAAAAAGTGCCTAATGCTGAAATTAAGACTCGTGTCATGGAAGCATTAAAAATGGTGCGTTTGGAAGAAATGGCAATGCGTAAACCTGACCAACTTTCTGGTGGTCAACAACAACGTGTTGCAATTGCTCGTGCGGTTGTTAATAAACCAAAAGTTTTATTATTGGACGAATCTCTTTCTGCACTTGACTATAAACTTCGTCAAGAAATGCAAAATGAATTAAAAGCGTTACAACGTAAACTTGGTATTACCTTCGTTTTCGTTACTCACGACCAAGAAGAAGCATTAACAATGTCTGATCGAATTATCGTATTAAATAAAGGTAATATCGAACAAGATGGCTCTCCTCGTGATATCTACGAAGATCCGAAAAATCTTTTCGTTGCGCGCTTTATCGGTGAAATCAATGTATTTGATGCAACTGTTATTGAACGTACCTCTGAAAATAAATTAAAAGCCAACGTTGAAGGTAAACTTTGCGAAGTGACAACAGATCTTCCTGTTGAAACTGGCGAAAAATTAAAAATCCTTCTTCGTCCTGAAGATATTGTTATCGAAGAATTAGATGAAAACGAAAAATCTAAAGCTATCGTAGGCTATATTGTTGATCGTAGTTATAAAGGTATGACTTTAGAGTCAACTGTTCAACTTGATCATAATGGTCAAAAAGTTTTAGTAAGCGAGTTCTTTAATGAAGATGATCCAAATATCGATCACAATGTGGGGCAACGTGTTGCACTCACTTGGTATGAAGGCTGGGAGGTTGTATTAAAAGATGAAAATAGCAAGTAA
- the potB gene encoding spermidine/putrescine ABC transporter permease PotB yields MKIASNRFQHSTVAVIFGWLLFFVLVPNILVLAVSFMSSDGSNFYKMPFTLQNYLHLFDPLYAQVVWNSLYMAGIATIICLIVGYPFAFFVTKMPVRYRPLLLFLVVLPFWTNSLIRIYGLKIFLGVRGLLNQFLLWTHIIDKPLRILNTEVAVIIGLVYLLLPFMILPLYSAIDKLDGRLLEAAKDLGANGFHRFTRIILPLTMPGIVAGCLLVLLPAMGMFYVADLLGGAKVLLVGNVIKSEFLMSRNWPFGSAISIGLTVLMALLILVYWKTSKLLNKKMELE; encoded by the coding sequence ATGAAAATAGCAAGTAATAGATTTCAACATTCAACTGTTGCAGTTATTTTTGGTTGGTTGCTGTTTTTCGTTCTTGTACCCAACATTTTAGTTTTAGCTGTAAGTTTTATGTCTAGTGATGGTAGTAATTTTTATAAAATGCCATTTACTTTACAAAACTACTTACATTTATTTGATCCACTTTACGCACAAGTGGTTTGGAATTCCCTTTATATGGCAGGGATTGCAACCATTATCTGCTTGATTGTGGGTTATCCTTTTGCATTTTTTGTTACAAAAATGCCTGTAAGATACCGTCCGTTACTATTATTTTTAGTAGTACTACCATTCTGGACAAACTCTCTAATCCGTATCTATGGATTAAAGATTTTCCTTGGGGTACGCGGACTATTAAACCAATTTTTATTATGGACACATATCATTGATAAACCGCTACGTATATTAAATACTGAGGTTGCTGTAATCATTGGTTTAGTATATTTATTACTTCCATTTATGATTTTGCCACTTTACAGTGCAATCGATAAATTAGATGGTCGTTTATTAGAAGCAGCAAAAGATTTAGGTGCAAACGGTTTCCATCGTTTCACCCGTATTATTCTGCCATTAACTATGCCAGGCATCGTTGCGGGCTGTTTATTGGTACTTTTACCAGCGATGGGAATGTTCTATGTAGCAGACTTACTTGGTGGTGCAAAAGTATTACTTGTCGGTAACGTCATTAAGAGTGAATTCTTAATGTCACGTAACTGGCCATTCGGTTCAGCAATCAGTATCGGTTTAACCGTACTTATGGCATTACTAATTTTAGTTTACTGGAAAACCAGCAAATTATTGAATAAGAAAATGGAGCTTGAATAA
- the potC gene encoding spermidine/putrescine ABC transporter permease PotC, whose protein sequence is MRRFLHGSFMLLVYAFLYIPIIILVTNSFNLDRYGMHWRGFGFKWYERLWNNDTLIQAAIHSVTIAFFAATLATIVGGLTAIALYRYRFYGKQAVNGMLFVVMMSPDIVMAVSLLALFMIVGISLGFWSLLLAHITFCLPYVVVTILSRLKGFDDKMLEAARDLGASEPVILGKIILPLALPAIVSGWLLSFTISLDDVVVSSFVSGVSYEILPLRIFSLVKTGVTPEVNALATIMIVLSLVLVIGSQLILRRKNKVA, encoded by the coding sequence ATGCGTCGCTTTTTACACGGATCTTTTATGCTTTTGGTGTACGCTTTTTTGTACATCCCAATTATTATTTTAGTAACTAACTCGTTTAACCTTGATCGCTATGGGATGCATTGGCGAGGTTTTGGATTTAAATGGTATGAGCGTTTATGGAATAACGATACCCTAATTCAAGCTGCCATTCACTCAGTGACTATTGCATTCTTTGCGGCAACTTTAGCAACCATTGTCGGTGGTTTAACTGCTATCGCACTCTATCGCTATCGTTTCTATGGTAAACAAGCAGTAAATGGTATGTTATTCGTGGTAATGATGTCTCCAGATATCGTTATGGCGGTATCATTACTTGCATTATTTATGATTGTTGGCATCTCTTTAGGCTTTTGGTCTTTATTGCTAGCTCACATCACTTTCTGTTTACCATATGTTGTGGTCACTATTCTTTCGCGTTTGAAAGGTTTTGATGACAAAATGTTAGAAGCAGCACGTGATTTAGGTGCAAGTGAACCTGTTATTTTAGGAAAAATTATTCTACCGCTTGCATTACCGGCAATCGTGTCTGGTTGGTTATTAAGTTTCACCATCTCATTGGATGACGTAGTGGTTTCATCTTTCGTGAGTGGTGTAAGTTACGAAATTTTACCATTACGTATTTTCTCATTGGTTAAAACTGGTGTAACACCAGAAGTAAATGCATTAGCAACTATTATGATTGTACTTTCTCTCGTACTCGTGATTGGAAGTCAATTAATTTTACGCCGTAAAAATAAAGTTGCCTAA
- a CDS encoding extracellular solute-binding protein, which yields MKKIAGLCGLGLIAVALTGCNDQDKDTTKTNAPANNTVYLYTWTEYVPDGLLDDFTKQTGIKVIVSSLESNETMYAKLKTLGKSATYDVIAPSNYFVSKMAREGMLLPLDHSKLPVIKELNPDWLNKSYDPGNKYSLPQLLGAPGIAYNTTVYNGKDFTSWGDLWRPEYKNKIQLLDDAREVFNIALLKMGENPNTRDPKVIKAAYEELLKLRPNVLAFSSDNPANSFISGEVELGQLWNGSIRIAKKEGAPVNLVYPKEGPVLWVDTLAIPKTAKNPEGALKLINYMLGAKAAAKLTLAIGYPTSNMEALKLLPKSITEDPAIYPPAEILKNSYWQEDVGDAIRYYEDYYQQLKAAE from the coding sequence ATGAAAAAAATTGCTGGACTTTGTGGTCTTGGGCTAATCGCTGTAGCTTTAACGGGTTGTAATGACCAAGACAAAGATACGACAAAAACAAACGCCCCTGCCAACAATACGGTTTATCTTTATACTTGGACTGAATATGTTCCTGATGGGTTATTAGATGACTTTACGAAACAAACAGGTATCAAAGTTATCGTATCTAGTCTTGAATCCAACGAAACTATGTACGCAAAACTCAAGACTTTAGGCAAAAGTGCAACTTATGATGTAATCGCACCATCTAACTATTTCGTTTCTAAAATGGCAAGAGAAGGTATGCTTTTACCGCTTGACCATAGTAAATTACCCGTTATCAAAGAATTAAATCCTGATTGGTTAAACAAATCTTACGATCCAGGTAACAAATATTCTCTTCCTCAATTATTAGGTGCACCAGGTATCGCTTACAATACTACAGTTTATAATGGTAAAGACTTTACCAGCTGGGGGGATTTATGGCGACCAGAATATAAAAATAAAATTCAGTTACTTGACGATGCACGTGAAGTCTTTAATATTGCACTATTAAAAATGGGTGAAAATCCCAATACACGTGATCCTAAAGTTATTAAAGCTGCTTATGAAGAACTATTAAAACTTCGTCCAAATGTCCTCGCTTTTAGTTCCGATAATCCTGCAAATTCTTTTATTTCAGGTGAGGTAGAGTTAGGTCAACTTTGGAATGGATCTATCCGTATTGCTAAAAAAGAAGGTGCACCAGTTAATCTTGTGTATCCAAAAGAAGGTCCTGTACTTTGGGTAGATACCCTTGCCATTCCTAAAACAGCCAAAAATCCAGAAGGCGCACTTAAATTAATTAACTATATGTTAGGTGCGAAAGCAGCAGCCAAACTTACGCTCGCAATTGGCTACCCAACATCAAATATGGAAGCGTTAAAACTTCTTCCTAAATCTATTACTGAAGATCCAGCAATTTATCCACCAGCTGAGATCTTAAAAAATAGTTACTGGCAAGAAGATGTAGGTGATGCAATTCGTTACTACGAAGACTATTATCAACAACTTAAAGCCGCAGAATAA
- a CDS encoding linear amide C-N hydrolase: MKLISKKFLISFSIFFAVTSLACTGISIKTTQNDLLQARTVEYGEGHLNSELIITPRGQTFQSYTPDKKPNGLKWVNRYGYVGISMMFPIFIGEGLNEKGLNAGIFYFPHYGSLAPYQSKLASSSLSDMEFVKWVLGNFATVAEVKEALKKIRIISLGEQNGEPLPTGHWRIADKTGANVVLEITNKGQIHFYDNKVGVLTNSPDYDWQIKNLNNYINLYAGNAPDYKQDNQQLFSFGAGTGMLGLPGDITPPSRFVRAFFYVKTLPTPNNAESGVLSAFHILNNFDIPIGVEYSHAHQRYIPKDLLTATQWTTVSDLSNDIFYYKSMNNPEIKMVDLKKIDFAKISPKILPLDKDKIFHSINLNED, from the coding sequence ATGAAATTAATCTCGAAAAAATTTCTCATCTCTTTCTCCATCTTTTTTGCTGTTACCTCACTCGCATGTACTGGCATTAGCATTAAAACCACACAAAATGATCTTCTCCAAGCACGTACCGTTGAATACGGAGAGGGACATCTTAATAGCGAGCTTATCATTACGCCACGTGGACAAACGTTCCAATCCTATACACCAGATAAAAAACCGAATGGCTTGAAATGGGTTAACCGTTATGGATACGTTGGTATTTCAATGATGTTCCCAATTTTTATTGGAGAAGGCTTAAATGAAAAGGGATTAAATGCAGGTATTTTCTACTTCCCGCATTACGGCAGTCTTGCTCCTTATCAGTCTAAATTAGCAAGTAGCTCCCTTTCTGATATGGAATTTGTAAAATGGGTTTTAGGAAATTTTGCAACAGTTGCAGAAGTAAAAGAAGCGCTGAAAAAGATTCGTATCATTTCCCTCGGTGAACAAAATGGTGAACCTCTGCCAACTGGACACTGGCGCATTGCTGATAAGACTGGTGCAAACGTCGTTTTAGAAATTACAAATAAAGGTCAAATCCACTTTTACGATAATAAAGTTGGCGTACTAACCAATAGTCCAGATTATGATTGGCAAATCAAAAACTTAAATAACTACATTAACCTCTACGCAGGCAATGCACCAGACTATAAACAAGATAACCAACAACTTTTCTCATTTGGTGCAGGAACTGGCATGTTAGGTTTACCTGGTGATATCACGCCACCATCACGATTTGTCCGTGCATTTTTCTATGTAAAAACACTCCCTACTCCAAATAACGCAGAATCAGGTGTTTTAAGCGCTTTCCATATTCTAAATAACTTTGATATTCCAATCGGCGTAGAATATAGCCATGCGCACCAACGCTATATTCCGAAAGATTTACTAACCGCAACGCAGTGGACGACGGTGAGCGATTTGTCTAATGATATTTTCTATTATAAATCCATGAACAACCCAGAAATTAAAATGGTTGATTTGAAGAAAATTGATTTTGCAAAAATTTCTCCGAAAATCTTGCCGTTAGATAAAGATAAAATTTTTCATTCCATAAACCTAAATGAGGACTAA
- a CDS encoding glucose 1-dehydrogenase has protein sequence MLTDLTGKTAIVTGAGNGIGKASALILAKYGANVVCGDLHIETAKETAALAEKFGVHACGVQCDVTNEKDLENLVKTAVANFGSVEILVNNAGGGGGGRENFAGLTLDYIEKIYRLNVFSIYKLSQLCAPYMEKAEYGSIINITSMAGEMATHNMSVYGSSKAALNQLTKYMAVDLGPFIRVNAIAPGAIKTDALNSVLTPEMEEKMLTNTPLKRLGNVEDIANAVLYFASPMSAWTSGQILAVNGGGSQSLD, from the coding sequence ATGTTAACTGATTTAACAGGAAAAACTGCCATCGTTACGGGGGCAGGTAACGGAATCGGTAAAGCATCAGCCCTAATTTTAGCGAAATATGGTGCCAATGTTGTTTGTGGTGATTTACATATTGAAACAGCTAAAGAAACTGCGGCTCTTGCCGAAAAATTTGGTGTACATGCTTGTGGCGTTCAATGCGATGTCACTAATGAAAAAGACCTAGAAAATCTCGTTAAAACTGCCGTTGCGAATTTTGGAAGTGTTGAAATCCTTGTCAATAACGCAGGAGGCGGCGGTGGCGGTCGTGAAAATTTTGCGGGGCTTACTTTAGATTATATTGAAAAAATTTACCGCTTAAACGTTTTCAGTATCTACAAACTTTCTCAATTATGCGCACCTTATATGGAAAAAGCAGAATACGGTTCTATCATCAATATCACCTCCATGGCAGGTGAAATGGCGACGCACAATATGAGTGTATACGGAAGTTCGAAAGCAGCCCTCAATCAATTAACCAAATATATGGCAGTCGACCTTGGTCCATTCATCCGTGTAAATGCTATCGCCCCAGGTGCAATCAAAACGGACGCCCTCAACTCCGTTTTAACGCCAGAAATGGAAGAAAAAATGCTTACCAACACTCCGCTAAAACGGTTAGGTAATGTCGAAGATATCGCTAATGCCGTGCTTTACTTCGCAAGCCCAATGAGTGCTTGGACAAGTGGGCAAATTCTTGCCGTAAATGGAGGCGGTAGTCAAAGTTTAGATTAA
- the ansB gene encoding L-asparaginase 2, with product MLKFIKPTFFTLCIATASANALALPHIAVLATGGTIAGAGESATQSNYTAGKLSVNHLVTAVPALAKIADITPIQVAQIGSQDMTDDVQLELAKTINRDCSDYDGFVITHGTDTLEETAYFLQLTTQCQKPIVLVGAMLPSTALGADGPRNLYNAVVTASDPETAHKGVVVSMNNIILSARDVIKTNTLQTDAFKGANYGKLGTIINGKVHYERQPARLYETAPFNITNITELPKVGIVYNHAGAQAVQTNALIAAGYQGIVSAGVGNGNIHKNIWKALEKATKDGIVVVRSSRVPSGPTTKSGEVDDKAQHWVAAGDLSPQKARILLQLALTQTHDWQKIQQDFDKY from the coding sequence ATGTTAAAATTTATAAAACCCACTTTTTTCACACTTTGTATTGCGACAGCGAGTGCTAATGCACTCGCCCTTCCGCATATTGCCGTCCTTGCCACAGGGGGAACCATTGCTGGCGCGGGAGAATCGGCAACACAATCCAATTATACGGCAGGTAAATTAAGTGTAAATCACCTCGTTACTGCTGTACCTGCACTTGCAAAAATAGCAGATATCACCCCGATTCAAGTCGCACAAATCGGTAGCCAAGACATGACAGATGATGTGCAATTAGAACTTGCCAAAACGATTAATCGTGATTGTAGCGATTATGATGGTTTTGTAATTACACATGGTACCGATACACTGGAAGAAACTGCCTATTTCCTACAACTTACCACGCAATGCCAAAAACCTATTGTCCTTGTCGGTGCAATGCTCCCTTCTACCGCACTTGGTGCTGATGGTCCACGTAATCTTTACAATGCCGTGGTTACAGCTAGTGATCCAGAAACCGCACACAAAGGTGTGGTAGTAAGCATGAATAACATCATTCTCAGCGCCCGCGATGTCATTAAAACCAATACATTACAGACTGATGCATTTAAAGGTGCGAATTACGGCAAGCTTGGGACTATCATCAATGGTAAAGTCCACTATGAGCGCCAACCTGCTCGTCTCTATGAAACGGCTCCATTTAACATCACAAATATCACTGAATTACCGAAAGTCGGCATCGTCTATAATCACGCAGGCGCACAAGCCGTACAAACGAATGCACTTATTGCTGCAGGTTATCAAGGTATTGTAAGTGCTGGTGTGGGTAATGGTAATATCCACAAAAATATTTGGAAGGCACTTGAAAAAGCAACCAAAGACGGCATCGTTGTGGTACGCTCATCTCGTGTACCAAGTGGTCCAACTACAAAATCAGGTGAAGTTGATGATAAAGCTCAACACTGGGTAGCTGCTGGCGATCTCAGCCCACAAAAAGCCCGTATTCTCCTCCAACTCGCCCTTACCCAAACCCATGATTGGCAAAAAATCCAACAGGATTTTGATAAATATTAA
- the pntB gene encoding Re/Si-specific NAD(P)(+) transhydrogenase subunit beta, whose product MSLSFVHAAYIVSALLFIMSLAGLSKHETAKAGAWYGIIGMAIALIVTIFSPESRGTVWIILAMLIGAIIGVRKAMKVEMTEMPELVAILHSFVGLAAVLVGFNSYGLHETMAPAMENIHNVEVFLGIFIGAVTFTGSLVAYGKLSGKVKSRALMLPHRHKLNLAALIVSALLLIVFVKDPSNLFPVLLMLIIALAFGWHLVSSIGGADMPVVVSMLNSYSGWAAAAAGFMLNNDLLITTGALVGSSGAILSYIMCKAMNRSFISVIAGGFGNDVQVSSDVEQGEYHETSAKDVAELLKDSQSVIIVPGYGMAVAQAQYPIADLTQKLRAMGKEVRFAIHPVAGRLPGHMNVLLAEAKVPYDIVHEMDEINEDFPSTDVVLVIGANDTVNPAAAEDPNSPIAGMPVLEVWKAAHVVVFKRSMAVGYAGVQNPLFFKDNTEMLFGDAKQSVEEIVKDL is encoded by the coding sequence ATGTCATTAAGTTTTGTTCATGCGGCGTATATTGTTTCCGCATTACTTTTCATCATGAGTCTGGCTGGACTCTCTAAACACGAAACGGCGAAAGCAGGTGCGTGGTATGGGATTATTGGTATGGCAATCGCCCTGATTGTTACCATTTTCTCTCCAGAAAGTCGTGGAACCGTGTGGATCATTTTAGCGATGCTTATCGGCGCTATTATTGGTGTACGTAAAGCAATGAAAGTTGAAATGACAGAAATGCCAGAGTTGGTGGCAATTTTACACAGCTTTGTTGGTTTAGCAGCCGTTCTTGTTGGTTTCAATAGTTATGGTTTACACGAAACGATGGCACCAGCAATGGAAAATATTCACAATGTTGAAGTTTTCCTTGGTATCTTCATCGGTGCGGTTACTTTCACAGGTTCATTAGTGGCTTACGGTAAATTAAGCGGTAAAGTAAAATCACGTGCATTGATGTTACCACATCGCCATAAATTAAATTTAGCGGCGTTAATCGTATCAGCACTTTTACTTATCGTATTCGTTAAAGATCCAAGCAACTTGTTCCCAGTACTTTTAATGCTCATTATTGCATTAGCATTTGGCTGGCACTTAGTATCATCAATCGGTGGTGCAGATATGCCAGTGGTAGTGTCTATGCTTAACTCTTACTCTGGTTGGGCAGCGGCAGCGGCAGGTTTTATGCTAAATAATGACCTTCTTATCACAACTGGTGCGTTAGTAGGTTCTTCTGGTGCGATCCTTTCATATATCATGTGTAAAGCGATGAATCGCTCATTCATCAGCGTAATTGCAGGTGGTTTTGGTAACGATGTTCAAGTTTCAAGTGATGTTGAACAAGGTGAATATCATGAAACAAGTGCAAAAGATGTAGCAGAATTATTGAAAGATTCACAATCTGTTATCATCGTTCCAGGATATGGTATGGCCGTTGCACAAGCACAATACCCAATCGCAGATTTAACTCAAAAATTACGTGCAATGGGCAAAGAAGTTCGCTTTGCGATTCACCCAGTTGCAGGTCGTTTACCAGGACACATGAACGTATTATTAGCGGAAGCTAAAGTACCTTACGATATCGTTCACGAAATGGATGAAATCAATGAAGATTTCCCATCAACAGATGTTGTATTAGTTATCGGTGCAAACGATACCGTAAACCCAGCAGCGGCAGAAGATCCGAATAGCCCAATCGCAGGCATGCCAGTATTGGAAGTTTGGAAAGCAGCGCATGTTGTTGTCTTTAAACGTTCAATGGCAGTTGGTTATGCAGGGGTACAAAACCCACTATTCTTTAAAGATAATACTGAAATGCTGTTTGGCGATGCAAAACAAAGCGTAGAAGAAATCGTTAAAGATTTATAA
- the pntA gene encoding Re/Si-specific NAD(P)(+) transhydrogenase subunit alpha, translating to MQIGVPKERLKNENRVAATPKTVQQLLQLGFEVMIEKNAGLNADFEDKAYVAAGATIEKTAEVWQSDLILKVNPPEDDEIAMMKEGATLISFIWPAQHPELMQKLKDKKINVLAMDAVPRISRAQSMDALSSMANIAGYRAVVEAANQFGSFFTGQITAAGKVPPAKVLVIGAGVAGLAAIGTAHSLGAIVLAFDSRPEVKEQVESMGASFLEINFKEEGGSGDGYAKVMSDEFNRRAEALYAEQAKEVNIIITTALIPGKPAPRLITKEMVESMQPGSIIVDLAAATGGNCELTKANKIVTTSNQVKIIGYTDLPSRLPTQSSQLYGTNLVNLLKLLCPEKNGELVLNFDDVIIRHVTVVKDGEITWPAPPIQVSAQPKTQPQAAPVAKKAEKEPMSAKKKYGLMALAAIIFLWIAAMAPMAFLTHFSVFILSCVVGYYVVWNVSHALHTPLMAVTNAISGIIIVGALLQIAQGGFFISLLAFIAILVASINIFGGFKVTQRMLAMFKKG from the coding sequence ATGCAAATTGGTGTACCTAAAGAAAGGCTAAAAAATGAAAATCGTGTTGCAGCCACACCAAAAACCGTGCAACAACTGTTGCAACTCGGTTTTGAAGTGATGATAGAAAAAAATGCTGGCTTAAATGCAGATTTTGAAGATAAAGCCTATGTAGCGGCGGGCGCGACTATTGAAAAAACCGCTGAAGTTTGGCAGTCAGATCTGATTTTAAAAGTTAATCCGCCAGAAGATGATGAAATTGCCATGATGAAAGAAGGTGCAACCTTAATTAGTTTCATTTGGCCAGCTCAACATCCAGAACTAATGCAAAAATTAAAAGATAAAAAAATCAATGTATTAGCAATGGATGCTGTTCCTCGAATTTCACGTGCACAATCAATGGATGCACTAAGTTCAATGGCAAACATTGCAGGCTATCGTGCAGTTGTAGAAGCCGCAAATCAATTCGGTAGTTTCTTTACAGGTCAAATTACTGCGGCAGGTAAAGTACCACCAGCAAAAGTATTAGTTATCGGTGCAGGTGTTGCAGGTTTAGCTGCAATTGGTACTGCACATAGCCTTGGTGCGATTGTTCTAGCTTTTGACTCTCGTCCAGAAGTAAAAGAACAAGTTGAAAGTATGGGCGCAAGCTTCCTTGAAATTAATTTCAAAGAAGAAGGCGGCAGTGGCGATGGTTATGCAAAAGTAATGTCAGATGAATTTAACCGTCGTGCTGAAGCACTTTATGCAGAGCAAGCTAAAGAAGTGAATATTATTATCACGACAGCACTTATTCCAGGCAAACCCGCTCCACGTCTTATCACTAAAGAGATGGTGGAAAGCATGCAACCAGGTAGCATTATCGTTGACCTGGCGGCTGCAACAGGTGGTAATTGCGAATTAACCAAAGCGAATAAAATTGTTACAACTAGTAACCAAGTAAAAATTATTGGTTATACTGATTTACCAAGCCGTTTACCGACACAATCTTCACAACTTTACGGTACAAACTTAGTAAATTTATTAAAACTACTTTGCCCTGAAAAAAATGGGGAATTAGTGCTTAATTTTGATGATGTGATTATTCGTCATGTTACCGTAGTAAAAGATGGTGAAATTACTTGGCCAGCACCACCAATTCAAGTTTCTGCACAACCAAAAACACAACCGCAAGCAGCGCCTGTTGCCAAAAAAGCAGAAAAAGAACCAATGAGTGCGAAGAAAAAATATGGATTAATGGCATTAGCTGCAATTATTTTCTTATGGATTGCGGCAATGGCGCCAATGGCCTTCTTAACACACTTCTCTGTATTTATTCTTTCTTGTGTAGTGGGTTACTACGTTGTATGGAATGTTAGCCATGCGCTACATACACCATTAATGGCGGTAACCAATGCAATTTCGGGGATTATTATCGTCGGCGCATTATTACAAATTGCACAAGGCGGATTCTTTATTAGTTTACTTGCCTTTATTGCAATTTTAGTTGCAAGCATCAATATTTTTGGTGGCTTTAAAGTGACTCAACGTATGCTTGCTATGTTCAAAAAAGGATAA